One segment of Cyprinus carpio isolate SPL01 chromosome B20, ASM1834038v1, whole genome shotgun sequence DNA contains the following:
- the LOC109061100 gene encoding left-right determination factor 2-like translates to MYHLLSDASHHPFVKVRTTEGLRGAYKDGPLSKQNHLSPRTAAKTPNLSSTFTWKMSSIRAACLLCAALFAMVKGFTHEDMKDALLKKLGLSEVPKIHKRDLENLVIPRHIKNKYVSMLKLHHARKRRSLPSLAGILRGIPGNADISGEFVYSDTTRQRVMFEMTSRIPENSEVTMAELKLFKKAPHKRSIPERKGHRAVNNARVSIYWVEPLKDGSNRTSLVDSRLIPIHETGWKSFDVTQAVHYWSKSRMEMPMHLEVWIEGERPGSYAAEMAKCVRFTTQDPNDNTLGKPELVLYTLNLEEFGSSGDCETNKDSEMCCREKYFINFRALTWTQYWIIEPSGYQAFRCNGGCRQPKRNYGYGERKCAVVESAPLPMMYLVKKGDYTEIEVAEFPNMIVEKCGCAMDNISVV, encoded by the exons ATGTATCACCTTCTCTCTGATGCCAGTCACCACCCCTTTGTCAAAGTGCGAACAACTGAGGGTCTCAGAGGTGCATATAAGGACGGGCCGCTGTCAAAGCAGAATCATCTCAGCCCGAGAACAGCAGCAAAGACTCCGAATCTCTCCAGCACCTTCACGTGGAAGATGTCTTCAATCCGTGCCGCGTGCCTCCTTTGCGCAGCACTTTTCGCAATGGTGAAGGGTTTCACCCACGAAGACATGAAAGACGCTCTGCTGAAGAAACTGGGACTTAGTGAAGTTCCGAAAATTCACAAGCGGGATCTGGAGAACCTTGTGATTCCAAGGCACATCAAGAACAAATATGTTTCCATGCTGAAACTGCACCACGCAAGAAAACGCCGCTCGCTTCCGAGTTTAGCCGGCATACTGAGGGGAATCCCTGGAAATGCAG ACATCTCTGGTGAGTTTGTATATTCTGACACGACACGTCAACGCGTGATGTTTGAGATGACATCAAGGATTCCGGAGAACAGTGAAGTGACCATGGCAGAACTAAAACTGTTCAAGAAAGCCCCACACAAGCGCTCCATACCAGAGAGAAAGGGCCACAGAGCCGTCAACAACGCCCGGGTGAGCATCTACTGGGTGGAACCTCTGAAAGACGGGTCAAACCGAACTTCACTAGTGGATTCCAG GTTGATTCCCATTCACGAAACCGGCTGGAAGAGCTTTGATGTCACCCAGGCGGTGCACTATTGGTCGAAGAGCCGAATGGAGATGCCCATGCACCTGGAGGTGTGGATCGAGGGCGAGAGACCCGGCAGTTACGCGGCAGAAATGGCCAAATGTGTCCGTTTCACAACTCAAGATCCAAACGATAACACTCTTGGAAAACCTGAGCTTGTTCTTTACACCCTCAACCTCGAGGAGTTTGG GTCTAGTGGAGACTGTGAAACCAACAAAGACAGTGAAATGTGCTGCAGGGAAAAATACTTCATCAATTTCCGAGCCTTGACTTGGACCCAGTACTGGATCATCGAACCATCCGGGTATCAGGCGTTCCGGTGTAACGGCGGCTGCCGGCAGCCCAAGCGCAACTACGGTTACGGAGAGAGGAAGTGCGCGGTTGTGGAAAGCGCGCCGCTACCGATGATGTATTTAGTGAAAAAGGGAGATTATACTGAAATTGAGGTCGCGGAGTTCCCAAATATGATTGTAGAAAAGTGTGGATGCGCAATGGATAATATTTCAGTTGTATAA